The sequence below is a genomic window from Polyangiaceae bacterium.
AGGTAGCTGCCGCTGCCCGTCTCGCAGCCGCTGAAGATCGTCACGTGGCCATCCTGCGTGAAGGAGGCGTTCACGTCCTTCCACGCGATGCTGAAGATGGCCGCTTGACCGTCGCTGTAGCCATCGCCAACCCAATGGGTTCCGATCAGCGGGCGGTCGGGGCTCGCCAACTCTCGATCCAGCAGCGTCATCTTCACGTCCGCGCTGGTCATGATCAGCCGCGGCTCTGCGAGCTCGAGCGTGGGGCCTCCCGTCAACAATCCGGTGAGCCACTCGTCCTGCGCCAGGTATTGCTGATCGCAGCCCATGTCCGTGATGCCGTAGCCGAGGATCTCGAGCTTCGAGCCGGAGATGTCGTACGTGCTGCTGAAGGAGTTGCAGCCCGCCGTGGCCGTGAGCTGGCTGCCCTTGAACCCGATGCGCACTTCGGAGCCCGCTACCAGGGTGTGGCCCTCCACGGTTTCCGAGATGAAGCTGCGACCATCGAGGCTGCCCTGGAGCCCGCCGGCGGAGCTTCCGCTCGGGTCGCCGGAGCTGCTGCAACTGCACGAAAGTCCACCCAACAAGATCGCCGCCATGATTCGCGAAAGCATGGTGGAAGTGTGTTCGCGCTCAGCGCGCTCGTCCAGTGCGACAGGTTCCGCCGCTCCACAGCTCCTGATCTTTGCCGGTTCGGCGCGGTAACGCGCGGCGCGAGGTTCCGCGCCGTCCCGACAAGACCTATTCGCTGCCGAAGAGCCAGACGAGGCCGACGATCGACAGGCCCAGCACGAACAACGCCAACAGGGCGACGGCGACGTCCGTGCTGCTCCAACCGCGCTTGGGCGTGACCGGACGGGGAGCGGCGCGGGGGACGTCGGCGATGGGCGCTCCGCCGCGAGCCTCCGGCAGCGGTTCGGCCGCGGGTAGCGTCTCCTCGAGGGGTGCGGACCGCGGTGGGTCCACCGAATCGTCCTCCCGCATGTGCT
It includes:
- a CDS encoding META domain-containing protein → MLSRIMAAILLGGLSCSCSSSGDPSGSSAGGLQGSLDGRSFISETVEGHTLVAGSEVRIGFKGSQLTATAGCNSFSSTYDISGSKLEILGYGITDMGCDQQYLAQDEWLTGLLTGGPTLELAEPRLIMTSADVKMTLLDRELASPDRPLIGTHWVGDGYSDGQAAIFSIAWKDVNASFTQDGHVTIFSGCETGSGSYLANGGSLVFDGFAYDGATCPDTMHEGASNHVKQVIDGSTLAFEIEETRLSVHQGQNTVYFRAVE